The following nucleotide sequence is from Gemmatimonadota bacterium.
CGATCATCGTGGCTGCTCGCTGGAGGTCGCGATCCGGTCCGTCGGCGAGCGGCGTGTCGCGATCACGTTCGATGACGCGACCGAGAGCCAGTATCTCCACGCCATGCCCGCCCTGCGCGCCCGCGGCATGACGGCCACCGTCTATGCTGTCCCTCGGTGGGTCGGGCGGCCGGGCTACATGAGCTGGGACCAGTTGCGGGAGATCCGCGCCTGGGGGATGTCGGTCCAGTCGCACTCCTATTCGCATCCGTTCCTCTCCGAGTGCGACCGCGGCCAGCTGCGCTCGGAGCTCCGGGATTCGAAGGCGGAGATCGATCGCGAGCTGGGACAGGACACGACGGAGATCGCGTTCCCCGGTGGTGACGCGCCACGCCTGACCCTGCGCGGCGAACTCGCCGCGGCGGGCTACACCGTGCACGTCGGGACGCGCTGGGGCGTCAACGTCGACGGGCGAGTCGGGCGTCCGTTCGTGAAGCGGTGCACCGTCCGCGGCGATGTCTCCGAGGTCGATGCGCGGCGCTACGTGCTTGGCGACCGATGGATGGCCGCGCAGAACCATCCCAAGGAGATGTTCCTCCGCTCGATGCGCGCGACACTCGGCCCGACCCGGTATGCTCGGTGGCGTCGACGGTTCCTCGACACGGTCAATCCGAGCCGTCGTGATCTGACGTCCTGACCGCCGCCGGGGCCGACCGCGCCCTCATCGCAGGGTGCGTGGACGCCCCGATGGTCGCCCGCGCGTGGCTCGCGCCGACGCAGGGGCACGCGCGGGACCGCTCACGCCCCGCGTCACGCTCCAGAGCACCCGGTTCAACCCGAATGTCATCCAGAGCCAGGACTCGAGGAGTGACGCGTAGAGGATGTTGGCCAGCATGAGCGCGATGATCATCGCTTCGAGGGACATCGACAGGTAACGCAGGTCGAAGGCGCGTCGCCCTCCCCCCGCGTCCCATGCGGCGATCGCCTCCGGC
It contains:
- a CDS encoding polysaccharide deacetylase family protein, with translation MHASDRFVALCYHDVLPSTRAAGGGAERFAVPTAMFERMLDAIRALDHRGCSLEVAIRSVGERRVAITFDDATESQYLHAMPALRARGMTATVYAVPRWVGRPGYMSWDQLREIRAWGMSVQSHSYSHPFLSECDRGQLRSELRDSKAEIDRELGQDTTEIAFPGGDAPRLTLRGELAAAGYTVHVGTRWGVNVDGRVGRPFVKRCTVRGDVSEVDARRYVLGDRWMAAQNHPKEMFLRSMRATLGPTRYARWRRRFLDTVNPSRRDLTS